A window of Auraticoccus monumenti contains these coding sequences:
- the metW gene encoding methionine biosynthesis protein MetW, protein MSGRLPAGAGARRRRPTRHLDLRDDLAVVADLIADGSRVLDLGCADGQLVRHLERRHGCTGTGVEIDPEAVVEAIGAGVSVIELDIDAQLHEFGDDSYDVVVLSKVLQATRRPAEVLAQMSRIAPRCIVSVPNFGLWSHRWRLLRGRMPMSPQMPYDWHDTPNIHNATLVDLEEFLAEQGFTVEQRILFDAAGRVASWPDPLANLLSGAAVYLLARGGDATP, encoded by the coding sequence GTGAGCGGCCGGCTCCCCGCGGGCGCCGGGGCCAGGCGGCGACGCCCGACCCGGCACCTCGACCTGCGCGACGACCTCGCCGTGGTGGCCGACCTGATCGCCGACGGCAGCCGGGTGCTCGACCTCGGCTGCGCGGACGGCCAGCTGGTCCGCCACCTCGAGCGCCGCCACGGCTGCACCGGCACCGGGGTGGAGATCGACCCCGAGGCCGTGGTCGAGGCCATCGGCGCGGGGGTGTCGGTGATCGAGCTCGACATCGACGCCCAGCTGCACGAGTTCGGCGACGACTCCTACGACGTGGTGGTGCTGTCCAAGGTGCTGCAGGCCACCCGGCGCCCGGCGGAGGTGCTGGCCCAGATGAGCCGGATCGCGCCGCGCTGCATCGTCTCGGTGCCCAACTTCGGGTTGTGGAGCCACCGCTGGCGGCTGCTGCGCGGGCGGATGCCGATGTCGCCCCAGATGCCCTACGACTGGCACGACACCCCCAACATCCACAACGCCACCCTGGTCGACCTGGAGGAGTTCCTGGCCGAGCAGGGCTTCACCGTGGAGCAGAGGATCCTCTTCGACGCCGCCGGACGGGTGGCGAGCTGGCCCGACCCGCTGGCCAACCTGCTCTCCGGCGCGGCGGTGTACCTGCTGGCCCGCGGCGGCGACGCGACGCCCTGA
- a CDS encoding 5-oxoprolinase subunit C family protein, with the protein MSGRDEVGALTVLAPGALTTVQDLGRPGWWRSGVGVSGALDRGACRLANRLVGNPEDAAVLENLGGGLALRATRTLLVAVTGAGTVLRVDGRPRSWSGAVTTVPAGSELSLDVPRSGLRCCLAVRGGIDVAPVLGSRSRDTLAALGPPPLEVGQRLPVGVPAGPWPVLDSVPLPTGDLRRVRARPGPRADWFRDPDVLLTTCWRVSTCSDRVGLRLEPAGGALPRRVDPGRELPSEGIALGSVQVPPDGRPAVMLADHPVTGGYPVLATVLDADVDRLAQARPGDVIGFVPG; encoded by the coding sequence GTGAGCGGTCGTGACGAGGTCGGCGCTCTCACGGTCCTGGCCCCGGGAGCCCTGACCACCGTGCAGGACCTCGGCCGCCCCGGCTGGTGGCGCTCCGGGGTCGGGGTGTCCGGTGCGCTGGACCGCGGGGCCTGCCGGCTGGCCAACCGGCTGGTCGGCAACCCCGAGGACGCCGCGGTGCTGGAGAACCTGGGCGGCGGGCTGGCGCTGCGGGCCACCCGGACGCTGCTGGTGGCGGTGACCGGGGCGGGCACCGTCCTCCGGGTCGACGGTCGACCGCGGTCCTGGAGCGGGGCGGTGACCACCGTCCCGGCCGGCTCGGAGCTGTCGCTGGACGTCCCCCGCTCCGGGTTGCGGTGCTGCCTGGCCGTCCGCGGCGGGATCGACGTGGCGCCGGTGCTCGGCTCACGCAGCCGCGACACCCTGGCCGCCCTCGGGCCGCCGCCGCTGGAGGTCGGGCAGAGGCTCCCCGTCGGGGTGCCGGCAGGGCCCTGGCCGGTGCTGGACTCCGTCCCGCTGCCGACGGGCGACCTGCGCCGGGTCCGAGCCCGACCGGGGCCGCGCGCCGACTGGTTCCGCGACCCGGACGTCCTGCTCACCACCTGCTGGCGGGTCTCCACCTGCAGCGACCGGGTCGGGCTGCGGCTGGAGCCGGCCGGGGGTGCGCTCCCCCGCCGGGTGGACCCGGGACGCGAGCTCCCCTCGGAGGGGATCGCGCTGGGGTCGGTGCAGGTGCCGCCGGACGGGCGTCCGGCGGTGATGCTGGCCGACCACCCCGTCACCGGCGGCTACCCGGTGCTGGCCACGGTGCTGGACGCCGACGTCGACCGGCTCGCCCAGGCGCGTCCGGGTGACGTGATCGGATTCGTCCCTGGCTGA